The Litoribacterium kuwaitense DNA window ATTAATCTTCAGACAGCCATGTTCTAAGTAGCTTGGCAAATTCGTCTGGATGCTCCAACGCCAACTTTTCAATTTGTCGTCTTTTCATAACTTCCTCTCCTTCTTCACGAGGAATATCTTCGACCTCATCATCTACAAAAGACAGACCACCTTGATCATACTCAAGCTCTTCCTCTTCAACACGATTTTTCCGCCGACTCCATAAAACAATGAGTGCAATGAGCAAGGCCACACCTAGCCCAGCCATGACGTAAATATTCCACAATGGCAAGCCTGAAGATGGTTCGTTTGCAAAATTGACTCTTCCATTGAATGGCTGCATCGCAACAGAAATATTTTCAACGAGATCAACATCTTGCTCTTGACGGACACTCTCTGGGACAGATGTTCGAATGATTTTCGTAAGAATTTGTGAAATGTCATCCTGCAATTGTGTTTGCTCAGCAGCGGACAACACCTCTCCATTCGTATTTGGAATTGTCGGATCAACGAGTACTTGAATCCCGAGGTTCCTTAACTGATATGGACTTTCAACGATGTTCTTTTGAATACGAGAGACGTCGTTATTAATCCGTTCCTCGATCCGTTCGTAATCGCCATTTTGTCCGCCATTGACTTCCGCATAATTTGTGATGTCATTGTCAGCTGTTCCTGCGATGCCGCCGGCTCCTGCTCCTTGGCCTTCAAATGCCTCAGTAATTCTTTCAACACTGACTTGAATGCCTTCCATATCTTCTTCATTGACAGGAACGACGAGGTTTTCTGTGCGATTTTCCTGAGTAAAATCAATGTCTGCTGTTACTGTGGTCACGACTCGGTTATAACCCATAAGCATCCCGAGCATTTGTTGTACCCGCTCTTTAATATCCTCTTCAATTTGACTCTTCACTTCGAGCTGATCAGAAAAGGTAGCAAATGACTGCTCATCGCTTCCTTTCAGCGTTAAGTGGTTAAAGTTTTGATCCATAATCTCAATGTTTTCTGGCGGCAATGAGGGTACACTTTTTGAAACGAGATGGTACAGCGCGTTAATTGATGACTGGTCTACATTGGCACCAGGTGCGATTTTAAGAACAATCGCCGCTGAAGCCGGCTGGTCTGTTTCATTCACCCACACTGAGCTCTCTGGAATGTTGATCATGACCTTTGCATCGTCAATATTGGATATTGACGTAATCATTTGCGCCAATTCATTTTGCATTGACTCTAATTTGACCATTTGAAACTCGTTCTCGGTCATACCCATGCCCATTTGATCTCCGAAAAATGAATAATCGATATGCCCAGTTTCTGGTATACCTTCTGCAGCAAGCTCCACACTTAAAGCTTCTGCTTGATCTTCCGGAACCTGAATAGACGTACCATTTGCGCCAATTTCTGAAGCCACACCCTTAGAGTCTAAATTCGCTTTAATCTGCCCGGTTTCTTCAGGCGTAAGATTGTTATAAAGTGTGATTAACGTCGGGTTTGCTCCGCGATATGTAACAAAGGATAAGCCAATAATGACGAGGAAG harbors:
- the fliF gene encoding flagellar basal-body MS-ring/collar protein FliF; this encodes MMKDNFKQYWERIKAFWNERPLWQKVSFISALFLVIIGLSFVTYRGANPTLITLYNNLTPEETGQIKANLDSKGVASEIGANGTSIQVPEDQAEALSVELAAEGIPETGHIDYSFFGDQMGMGMTENEFQMVKLESMQNELAQMITSISNIDDAKVMINIPESSVWVNETDQPASAAIVLKIAPGANVDQSSINALYHLVSKSVPSLPPENIEIMDQNFNHLTLKGSDEQSFATFSDQLEVKSQIEEDIKERVQQMLGMLMGYNRVVTTVTADIDFTQENRTENLVVPVNEEDMEGIQVSVERITEAFEGQGAGAGGIAGTADNDITNYAEVNGGQNGDYERIEERINNDVSRIQKNIVESPYQLRNLGIQVLVDPTIPNTNGEVLSAAEQTQLQDDISQILTKIIRTSVPESVRQEQDVDLVENISVAMQPFNGRVNFANEPSSGLPLWNIYVMAGLGVALLIALIVLWSRRKNRVEEEELEYDQGGLSFVDDEVEDIPREEGEEVMKRRQIEKLALEHPDEFAKLLRTWLSED